The segment TTGGTTGAACAGGAGATATTTACTGCCGCCGCTGAGAAGGTTGCTGTGTTTGGCATTGAACTACTCGACATCAGGTTCAAACGTATCAACTACAACGAAAGCGTCCGACCTAAAATCTATGATCGGATGATCAGCGAGCGCAGACAGATTGCCGAACGGTATTTGTCCGAAGGCAATGGTGAGGCCGCAAGAATACTGGGAAACCGGGTACGGGATCTGAACAAAATCCAATCCGAAGCCTACCGGCAGGTCGAAGAGATACGAGGTCTGGCGGATGCCAAGGCAACAGAAATTTACGCCAGCGCATACAATAAAAGCCCGCAGGCTGTAGAGTTTTTTGAATTCACCCGCACCATGGCAGCCTATCCTTCTATCATAGGCGAAAGCACCACTATCGTACTCTCTACAGACAGTGATCTTTTCAAATTCCTTAAAGGCATGACCGCCAACACTGAATCCGCTGGCCCATGATGAATCCAGATTACATGTAGAAAAGTAAAAAGCAGGTTAGACTCAAAGAAGAAAAAAGAAGAGAAGAGACGAGGGAAGAAAAGAAATGAGAAGAAAAGAAGAGTCGCCTGGTGACAGCAAGACAACGATTAACCCTTGAGGACCGCTATGAAGATTCGGATCGGCTATGAAATGGTTTACAGTTGCACCCAGGCCACGGCCATGATTCTTACGCTAAATGTACATTCGTCTCGGGCAGCCTATCTTCTTTCGCCGGATCAGATCATGACTGATCCGCCTATACCCATGAGCGCGTACCGCGACCTCTATGGTAACTGGGTAACCAGACTCATGCTGCCGGCAGGCGACACCACGATTTCCAACGACGCGGTGATCTATGATGATGGCGAACCTGACAAAATCTCTCCCGCCGCAAAACAATACCCGGTACAGACTCTGCCCGAAGAAACCCTGGTCTATCTGCTGGGAAGTCGGTATTGCGAGACCGACATTTTGTCTAATGAAGCCTGGCGTCTGTTTGGAAACGGCCCCACAGGCTGGCAACGGGTACAGGCAATCTGTGACTTCGTACATAACCATATTGAGTTTGGTTACGAACACGCCAGTAACACTATGACCGCAGCGCAGGTCTATGCGAGCAGGAAGGGTGTGTGTCGTGACTACACTCACCTGGCAGTCACCTTTTGTCGCTGCATGAACATTCCGGCGCGCTATTGCATGGGCTACCTGAGCGATATTGGTCAGCCGCCACCCTATGGCGAGATGGACTTTGCTGCCTGGTTCGAAGCCTATCTGGATGGTGAGTGGCATGTTTTTGATCCGCGCAACAATAAACGCCTGATCGGTCGCATCCTTATCGCTCAAGGTCGTGATGCCACTGATGTTTCCCTCAGCAATAGCTTTGGTGACACACTACTGAAGAGCTTTCTGGTCCGGGCTGATGAACTTCCCGAGACCTGATGGCAGGATCGCAATCCTTATTGGCTTTGGCGGAACCCGGACCCTTCGAACTCGTCAACCCCAACGGTCAGGGCAATCTCGTCCTGGTCTGTGACCACGCATCGAATCGCGTTCCTGCCAGTCTTGGCGATCTGGGATTGTCCAGTCAACAACTCGCCAGCCATATTGGGTGGGACCCGGGGGCTGCCCTGTTTGCGCGCCAGCTGTCAGCCAGGTTCGACGCGCCGCTATTTCTCAGCAATTACTCACGCCTGGTCATCGATTGCAATCGCTGGCCATCAGACCCGGAATCGATTCCAGAATCCGGTGCGGGCATTATCATACCCGGTAACTGCAATCTGACTGAGCAGGAAGCCGCATACCGACGTCAGGCCTTGTTTGAACCCTACCAGGCAGCCATTGCCTCCAGATTAAGTCAATCGGCGGGGCAGACTCGTCTGCTGCTGAGCATTCACAGCTTCACCCCCTCCCTTTCTGGCATAGACCGCCCCTGGCCGATTGGTGTCTGTTACCGCCGCGATGCCGCACTGGGAAGACGCTGGGTCAAGGTCTTGAAAAACCTGCTTGGTTCCAGGCCGGAAAACAAGGCACAGCACGGTACTGCCGGCCCGGTAGGGGACAACGAACCCTATGAGATCGAGATCGACTGTGACTATACAATTCCGGTCCAGGGCGAGAACAGAGGCATCCCCAGCATCATGCTGGAGCTTCGCCAGGATCAGATAACTGATGAGCAGGGTATCCAGCAATGGTCCGACATTATCACTGAATCCTGGTTAGCGTTAGCTGGCCAATAGCCTTCGTCCGGATTGCGCCCCCCCTTATACATAAGGAACCTCTGCAGTAATTCGCCAGTGGTTCCATAACATTTTGACAAGAGGCTCCGTGGACTGGTGTGATCTCGTTACCGACGGTACTTCGGTCATTTTGGATGCAGACAAAGGCTCAGTAACACTGAGACCTTCCCCACGCCAACCACAACGCTTTCAGTATAAAGTCTGCCACCGTGCAAAAGGTCACAGAGTTACCCTAACGTTGCAGGATATCGGCGCGGACAAACCGCTAGCATTTTTGTGTTTTCTGGCAGAATCAACCCCGGCCTCAGGTCGGCGGCGCATTCGCCTGCTGCAGGAACCTAATCCAAATCCTGCCCTTATCGTATTACTCTGGGTAGAACAAATTTCTTTCGCAATACACAGCGGATTTTAAACATGTATCGAAATAAACCAGGGCGCCTGACAGCTATTATCACTGTTATTTTCTTCTCTGCTACGGCGAATGCAGAGGTCTACTTTTGCGAGGACAGGGCGGGAGTCTCTATCGATCAGTATGGAGTGGCCACCTCTGACGATGAGAGCAATGATTTCGAGCAACAGAACTGGGTGGTTGATACCGACAAGGGATGGCGCCGCTCTGACCTACCGGGCTTCAGCGGCGCCTGCCAGACAAATAGGGGTTATGTCGTGTGCAGGGCGACTGATATTATTTTTGGCGAAGCGACGCTATCCATTCATCCCGATGGCTCAAACTTCAGCCTTGTGTACGTTGACTACGGATTGGGGGCGTTAGCTTTTGTCGGGAAGTGCACCAAACCGCAGGCAAATTCTGGCTAGGTCACCCAATGCGTCGGCCATTCGACCAGTTTGCCGTCGAGACACATTGCAGCAAGCCTCTCTTCCATCCGGCGTTTTAACAGTTCAGCCCCGGGTCATGGGCAGGTTTTCCAGCAGTAACCGAACATGCAGCTGAAGCTCTGAAAGCTGCTGCGGGTTCAGATCAAACTGGCTAAGTGCCCGGGTTGCGCTTTCGAAATCCTTTTGCGTAGTCGGGTCTGGCATCCCATAGAACGTCAGCAAGCTCTGCTCTGCTCGCCCCAGGAGCGACACCGTCTTCTCATCGGCATCGATAGCCATAATCCGCAGAAGGTCCTGAATATTAGCCCTGGCGCTGCTGCTGACTGCCTGGCTGCGAAGAAAGTCAGCAATGATGAACTCGTATTCCCCGGCAGTCTGCTGTAACTGTTCGGCCTGTGCCAGCAGCTCCCTGCGCTGCTCCAGCTCCAGGTTCGCCGGTGGGAACGACAGGGCCCGCGCATGACGCAGCATCTCAATGTGCTCGTACTGTACAAAATCATAATGGGCAACCTGACCCGAACGGACACGCTGCATCTCGGCGGCAATGCGTGTCGGTGCGGTGACCGCGCGATCCAGGGCCTCGGCGTAGGCCTGCTGATGCTGCCTGGCCAGCACGGTCGGGTCCGGCAGAGTGACCAGCACCGGGGCATCATCCTGAGTTACACCCGAACCCCGGTGGCTGACACTGCAGTCCATGGTGGCTGAATAAGTCCCGCTCACGGCACAGTCGCCAATCAGGCTCTGACTGTCGCCCAGCGAGCGCAGGAAGGCGGCGATCTCATCGATATCGCTATTATCCAGGTAACGGCCCAGTTGGTGGCGGGCCATCTGGTCCACCGCCTGTTGCAGAGAAGTGATGCTGCCGTCATGAAACCAGGGGCCGGTGGCGGCCACGTTGTGCAGAGTCGGCACCTTGAAAACGTGACGGTCCTGCTCGCGACCGGAGCGCCCGAACAACCCGTCGTCCGCTTCGAGTGCCGGCCTGTCGTCCCCGTACCAGGTTTCTGCCACGCCCAGTTGCTGGTAAGAATTACCTCCCAGATTGACCCCGTTATGACAGCTGGCACAACCCACTTCCACGAAGCGCTGCTGACCCCGGCGGGCCTTGGCGTTCAGTGGCTCATGCTGCGCATCGAACTGGCTCAGAAAAGGCGAATCCAGCCCGGTAAAGTTTATGATTTCGTAGTAGGCGATGGCATCGCCCAGGTTCGCCGCGGTAACACCGTCGGGATAGAGCCGGTCGAAAGCACGCTTGTATTCTGGAATGCTTTCCAGCATGCCGATCAGGGTGTCGAGATCATGGCCAAGCTCTATCGGATTCTCGATCGGACCCAGCGCCTGTTCCTGCAGGGTAAGCGCCCGGCCATCCCAGAACTGGCGGAAATTCAGCGCGGCATTGAAGATGGTAGGCGCGTTCAGCTCACCCATGGCGCGACCAATACCGAACGACACCGGACTGCGGTCCACCCCGCCCAGCAGCGCGATATGGCAGGAAGCACAGGACAACGAGCCATCCCGGGACAGGCGCCCGTCATTAAACAGCTCGGTGCCCAGCTGCAGCTTCTCCTCGTTGAGAGAATCCATGTCGATATCGGGAATGACCCGGAAGATGTCATTGGCCGAGGGATGCTCCACATCGCCCCGGATCAGCGCCGCCTCGCCTCTGGCGTTGGTGAATGCCAGCCAGGCATTTTCGATTGCAGCTTTGCTTTCTACAACGCCGGCATTTTTGATCACGCCGTCGCTTTCGCCTGTCCTTGCGCTTTCCCTGTCATTCGTCCCCGGGACAGCGACATCGGCACTGGTCAGGACTGGTTGAACAGCCACTGCCAGAAACACTGCGAGGAAAACGTTTTTCATGGTTGCGCTCCGTAATCCGAACCGTGGTCATGATAGTTAAAAAAGGGCCTGGTGTCAGTACGGCTTTTGAGCAGCTGAACCCCGTGTTTGACAGGGGAAAAGCATTCCAACCCGGGTTCCAACCGGCCAACCAGGCCGTTATTGGCCAGATCTAATTTATTCTCAGCCGCGATCACCCCAGCTGACCCTGCGTGAGGGCACCACTGTCAAGCAGGTTTGTAATCAGCGTGCTCAGAACTTCTCTGGACGGAGCCTGTGCAACAAAGGTAGCGTGTTTTTGTCCAGCCAGAACTGATCCAGGTCAGAAACAGATTTCTTCAGCGGCAAAGGCAGGCATATGGAAGCTGGGTGCGGTAAAACCGCATCAAGAGCACCCACACCACGTTCTTACAATGAATTTCAGGCAGGTTGTTATCGAAATTCCCTCTATTCCCTCAAGCACTGGCAATAGCGAGGGATACATCACCCCACAAACACCAGATACGGCATCAAAGCCCGGCTGAAATCCATCAGAAAACGGAAAATCGGCACGCCAATCAGGCTCAGCAGTATCAAAGCCAGGAACAGCTGCGCGCCGTAGCGGCCGTTGTAGTAATCGTAACGCTGACGCAGGCCCTGGGGCAGCGCCCAGGACATGATGTAGTGCCCGTCGAGGGGGCCGAAAGGAATCAGGTTAAACAGCATCAGCAGCAGGTTGATCTGCGCCATCAGAGACAGAAACAGATTCTGCTGTCCGGTCAATGCCGTGCCGTTCAGATAAAAATACTGCAGCGTGTTAATGGCCAGAACCGCCAGCAACAGATTCATCAGCGGCCCCGCCGCGGCAACTGCGGCATTTCCCCAGCCGTACCTGATTTTACGTGGGTTGGTCGGCACCGGCCGGGCATAGCCAAAGCCCACCAGCACCACCATCAGCAGGCCCATGGGATCGATATGGGCGACGGGGTTCAGTGTCAGGCGCCCCATTTTCTGCGCCGTATCATCGCCCAGCATCCTGGCGCTGGCGGCGTGACCGAATTCATGCAGAGTCAGCGAGAAGATGATCGCCACCAGGATGGTGATAAAAATCAGGTATTGGCCCGACAATAATAATTGCAACATGGTAATTGACTACCTGGGAAGTGATTGCCGCAGAGCGTGCAGGCGCTCAATTGAGACTGGGATAACTGGGATAACTGGGATAACTGGGATAAAGATACAGCAATTGACGCTGAAAAGCCTGGCCAGACAATCAACGCAACCGCCGCGCCCGCACCTCTCGCCCCTTGACCTTACCCTCAGCGAAAACCGTCAGCGCCGTTTTAGCCGCCTGCTGCTCGACAGCCACATAGGCGACCTTGTCGAACAGGGTAATCTTGCCGATCTGCGCGCCGGTCAGCCTGCCACCGGCGGTCAACGCACCCAGCAGGTCACCTGCCCGGATCTTATCCCTGCGGCCAACGTTCACCTGCAGGGTAACCATGGGCGGGTACAGCTTGAAATCTGGCGGCACAGTCAGATCGGCGGCACTGGCCAGCGTCGCGGCGGCACCCTGGAACTCTTCGATGGCGTGCAGGTACCGACTCTCCCGATTGCTAAACAGGCTGACCGCCAGCCCCTTGCTGCCGGCCCGGGCGGTGCGCCCGATGCGGTGGGTGTGTACTTCAGGATCCCGGGCCAGCTCGAAGTTGATAACCGCCGCCAGCTCCTTGACATCGAGCCCGCGGGCAGCGACATCCGTTGCCACCAGGATCGAACTGCTTTTGCCCGCGAACTGAGTCAGCACCTGGTCACGCTCCGCCTGCTCGAGATCACCGTGCAGGGCCAGCGCATGCAGATCCTGCTCGCGCAGCGCACTTACCAGCTGCTGGCACCTTTCCCGGGTATTACAGAACACCAGGCTCGATTCCGGCCGATAATGGGCAATGACCCTGAACAGCACTGCAATCCGGTCACCCTCCTCCACCTGGAAAAACACCTGTTCGATATCCGGCCCGCTGTGACTGCTGGCAACGCGGATATCGACCGGGTCACGCTGCACACTGCGACTGATCTGCCTGATGCCATCGGGATAGGTCGCCGAGAACAGCAGTGTCTGCCGGGCTGCAGGCGTTGCGCCGATGATGTTGAGAATATCGTCATGAAACCCCATATCCAGCATGCGGTCGGCCTCATCCAGAACCAGAGTCTCCACGGTGTCGAGGTGCAGAGTCTTTTTCTCCAGATGCTTCAGGATGCGACCCGGTGTACCGACGACAATGTGCGGGGCGCGCCGCAGGGAAGTCAGTTGTGGACCCATCGGTTTACCACCGCAGAGGGTGAGCACCTTGACATTGGGAATGGCGCTGGCCAGCCGGCGGATCTCCGTCGCCACCTGATCGGCCAGTTCCCGGGTAGGCGTTAATACCAGCGCCTGAGTGCAATAGGATTGTACCGCCAATCGGTTCAGCAGGCCGATAGCAAACGCCGCCGTCTTGCCGCTACCGGTCATGGCCTGGGCGATCAGGTCCTTGCCTGCCAGCAACGGGGGCAGCGCCTGGGCCTGGACTGCCGTCATTGACTCGTAGTCGAGGCTTCTGATGCTGGCCTGTAATTCGTCGCGCAGGGGAAGTGTCGTGAATGCCAGGGTAGTCATTGCCTTGGGAACCTCTGATTAATTATGGAAACGCTCTGCGGGAGTCTGTCGGGCGTTACTGCAAGGCGTCGTGCGCAGGGAATGGCGCGGCCCCTGCCTAGGTCGACAACGCCGCAGTGGTGCCCGAAGGGGCCTTCAGGCGGGCCACTCCGTTCGTTGCCTGGCCTTTAAATGCGGGGCGCGCATCATAGCAGAGTTTTCAAACCCATCGCGAGGGATTCCGGGCATGGCTCCGAATGCTGACCCGCAGAGCCTTCATCCGCTCAGCCCTGCCATTGCTTGCCCGGCCCGTTTACTGCAAGCTGGAGCCTGTTATGGAATCCGCTCAACTGACAGCGCCGATCCTGCCAGGAAAGCCGTGCTACAAGCAACCGGAATCCCCCACGAGCCTCAGCAGAAGAAACCCCAGCATGGCACTGAAACCGACTATCTATAAGTTCAGCGTCGCTCTGAGCGACATCGACCGCGACGTGTATGAGAGTCTCAACCTGACCCTCGCCCGCCATCCCTCTGAGACCATGGAACGCATGCTGGTAAGATTGCTGGCTTTCTGCTTCAACACCCGGGAGCGACTGGAGTTCTGCAAGGGCATCAGTGATCCTGAAGAACCGGATCTGTGGCAACGCGGTCTGGATGGTAACCTGGAGCTGTGGATCGACGTGGGCGAACCAGCAGTCGAGCGGATCAAGAAAGCCACCCGGGTGGCGTCATTGGTAAAGGTCTACAGCTTTAACAGCAAAGCCGACACTTGGTGGGGGCTGAATCGCGACGCCCTGGTGGCGTTGCCTGCAGAGATTTTCCAGTTTCAATGGAATGAAATAAAGAACCTGGCGGACCGGATTGACCGCACCATGGAGCTGTCCGTGACCATCAGCGAGGCTTCCGCCTACGTGGCCACTGCCAGGGGTGAGTGTGAAGTTGCCCTGCTACGACACCACTGAATTGCCGCTGAGGCGGCCGGGCAACCGCAGACTGATTACCAGAGCGTTGTGGTAATCAGTCAAGATTCCCTAGAATAGACGGTCAGCAGGCTGTTCCAACACCACCGTCGTTAATCGCAAACCTCAGGAGCATGCACATGATTTCCGTATCAAGCAGGAAAGTCAGATTGCCTGGACAGATCCTTGTGGGGATCCTGGTGTTGTGTTTCAGCCTGGGTTACTTGCAAACATTTGCCCAGGCAGCACCTGCAACCGCGCTTGCTGTACCAGAGTCGACTCTACTCGCACCACGTGCCACGGAAGCTTTCTACCTCGACAGACAGCCCGGGCCTGCCTGGCAGGATGACGATCTGTTTGACCAGTTACTGACCGCCCTGGAAGGGTTGCGTGACCACGGGCTGGACCCGGAGCACTACCACCTGGCGACACTCCGAGACCTTCGCAACGATAGGGCTAGGCGGGACCGGTACGCTACCGACGCCTGGTTTTCTGCGGCCGCGCACATGCTGTACGGCAAGCTGGATCCGGTGACCGTCGAGCCCGACTGGACTGCCGGGAGCAGGGAGGCAGACCTCAATGACAGCCTGCTCCAGGCCCTTGCAGCCGGTGAAATTGCGGCAAGCCTGACCCAGTTCGCGCCGCGACAGCCGCAATACACGAGCCTGGTCGAGCACTACCGCCAGCTCAGGCAGAGGGAGCTTGAACCCATCAACACGGTACCTGCAGGGCCGACACTGCGCAGTGGTGATTACGATGACCGCGTTACGGTATTACAACAGCACCTTGATCGGTTGGGCACTCTGGATGAGGACTACCAGCCGGGTCTGATGGACGCCGCGACGGTTGAGGCAGTAAAAATATTCCAGGCCCAGAATGATCTGGAGCCCGATGGTCTGGTGGGGCCGGCAACGTTATCTGCGCTGAATTTCGGCCCCCAGCAGAAGCTGGACAAACTGCGGGTAAACCTGGAGCGCTGGCGCTGGCTGCCCGAAGAACTCGGGCAACGGCACATCCGGGTCAATATTGCCGGTTTTACCGTCACCACCTGGGAGAACGGCTCACTACTGCGGACTCACCTGGCGGTGGTGGGAAAAGATTATCGCAAAACACCGGTCTTCTCGGATCAGATCGAATACCTGATATTCAACCCCTGGTGGGAAGTTCCCTACTCGATCGCCAGAATCGACAAACTGCCACTTTTTCGTCAGGAGCCGGAACTAATCCGGGAACTGGGATTCGAAGTACTGGACCGTAACGGTAAGGCCCTTGAGCCTGACACGATTGACTGGAACAGTGTTTCCCAGGCCAATTTTCCCTATCGGCTCCGTCAGGCACCGGGCGAGGAAAATGCCCTGGGACAGGTGAAAATAATGTTTCCGAACGCACACAACGTCTATCTGCACGATACCCCTGCCCGCGGCCTGTTCGAACAGCGCCAGCGTGCATTCTCCTCCGGTTGTATTCGCACCCAGTTCCCGCTTGAACTGTCCCGCTGGCTTCTAGAGGGAAATCCGGGCTGGGACCGCGAGCGCATCGACAGCGTGGTGGCCAGCGGACAGGAAACCCGGGTAAACCTTACAACCAGGGTCCCGATTCACATTCTTTACCATACCACAGTGAGCGAACCAGGCGGCGGTGTACTCTTTCTTGACGACATTTATCAACGGGATGCTGCCGTGCTCAACGGGCTGCTGACTCCTCATCATTAATTCTGTGCAGGTACGAATCTATGAAACTCGTTACGTTGTTCTCTTGCTTACTCGCAGTCTGCAGTTCGGCCGCCTTAGGCAATTCGAATCGCGCTGACTTCACCATTGCCTTTCATGATATTGAAACCGATCTGAAAATTATCACCACCTCGGTGATGCCCGAAGAGTACCTGCCAGTAAAAACTACCGCCGGGGCTTTGGCACCGCAGGGAGAATTAAGAAAAACAGAAACCGGCTGGGAGTGGCAGGCGCCGGCCCACCCCGGGCACTACAGCGTCTCATTCCAGCAGGCGGGCCAGGAAATCCTGCTGCGGGTGTTCGTACTGACGCCATTTCTCAACGGCGAACAGGAAGCACTGCAGGGCTTTACAATTGGCAGTTACCAGAAGGAGCTGTTCAGAGGATTACCCACGTACTCGGCCCCCCGGGGCTTCATCAACCTGACCGACGACCTGGCCGGGGTTCAGGTGTCCCCCAGTTTTTCCATCAACCAGTTTGTCAGCAAGCAGAAACCTGGGCACGATGACGCTACCTACCTGCTGGTCCTGCCTGCCATGCTGATCAAGCTCGAGACACTGCTGGAAGCGGCCAATGAAAGGGGCTGGCGTGCGCCAACTTTGTACGTGATGAGCGGTTTCAGGACACCATTCTACAACCGTGCGATCGGCAATAACACGACAACTTCGCGGCACCTGTACGGTGGAGCAGCAGACGTCTGGATCGATGGCGACGAGGATGGTCTGATGGATGACCTGAATGGCGATGGCAGGATTGACCGCCAGGATGCCTTCACGCTGGCCGGCCTGGCCGAAAGTCTGGCTGCCAAAGGGGGGCGGGACTGGCCACCGGGCGGAATCGGCATCTACGACTCCACCCCGGCACACGGGCCTTTTGTGCACATCGATTCACGGGGATACCGGGCGCGGTGGTAGCCGGGCGCCGCCGGCAACCAGCCATGGCTGTTAGTCTGCAAATACGCCGGATTTTATTGATCCTGAGCAACATCTGTGGCGCTGCGAAACTACAGAATAAAGGCCAGGGCTTGTGCAGTGCGGCTCGCCAAAGTATCAATCAGAAGCAAAACCGGAGAGTTCACTATGAACAGTGCCAAATCACGCGTCGATGAAATGCTCAACGATCTGAAACAGGAGCGTGACGAACTGCGGTTAAAAATCAAACTCGCCAAAATGGAAGCCAACGAGGAATGGGCAAAACTCGAAGCGAAGCTGGCCAGGCTCGAGACAAAAGCCAGGGAATTGAAAAGCGCCACAGAGGATTCTTCGAAGGAAATCGGTGCGGCGGCGAAACTGCTCGGGGAGGAAATCCGCGATGGCTTCAAGAATATAGCCCGGCATTTGTAGCGAAAGCCGGCAGCCCAGACTAATCCAGCCGGCTGGTATTGGCAAAATTGACAAGCTTGTCTTTAAGACGTTGTGAGTAAGTAACAAAATTTGTTAACGCACCGGCATCCCGCCGATTCGGATCGGCCAACAGTGACAGGAGGTTCCTGTTGGTGCGGTTGATACAGGCCTGCAGGTCCTGAGAGACGGCCTTGATGTCCAGCTCCTTCTCTTCAAGCAGGGATTTGTTGATGCTGTCGAAAAGATTAAGGGTGTGGCTGGACAGATCCCTGATCAACAGCAGAATATCGCTCCTCAATTCGATGAAATGCTCCACCATGACCTTCTTGGCGTTGAACAGGTCCACAATCGAGTCATGTATCTGAAACAGGTAGTCGAACTGGTTGATAATTCTGATCAGGTCTTTCGAATCCTGTTCGTCATTAACGAGAGTGACGATTCTGGAGAAATACGCCAGGTACTCTTTTTTGACGAAGTTCATGTAGTCATTGCGTTTCTCGGCTGCATCAAAAACACCCCGGTAATTTGTTTCGATGCTCAGGGTGACCGTGCTGTAGTTCTCCTGCAGGAACCGCAACAGCGACTTGGCTTCCCCTTCCAGCTCGATTTTTATATCCGAGAAACTGGCTCCCTCCGCATACACCGGCAACGTCAGCCTCTCAAAGTCCATCTTGCCTTCACCCAGCAGCGAGTCAACCAGACGACTGAACGGCGAAACAAAAACCGTGAAAATGATACTGGTGACAACATTGAAAACCAGATGGATGATGGCCAGTGCCACCGCGGGCTCTGCGGTCACATCGCTTAACCGGTTTCCAAACAACAGCAAGGCCGGTAAAAAAAGTATCACGCCGCCAAAATTGAACAGGAAATGGCACAGAGCCGTCTTTTTGGCTGCCACATCCATATTGAACATGGCCACCAGTGCTGTCGCCGTGGTGCCGATATTGGCACCCATAATCAGAGGCACCGCGTTCTCCAGACCCAACAGACCCTGTTGGGCGAAAATAATTGCCAGGCCGGTGGTCACGGAACTGGATTGTACAATGGCAGTGAACAGGCAACCGAAGAGAATGGCGAAGACAGGATTGCGGGGCTCGATTAATAAATTAATCAGCGCCGGATTATTCTGCAATGGCTGCAATGACGACGCAATGAGGTTGAGGCTGAAAAAAACGAAGCCGAAATAAAAAATTGCCTTACCGAAAATCGCGTACCTGGATCGAATGAGGGACAGGAAAAAGCCGCAGATAATCAGCAACGGTGCGAAAGATGTCAGCTTGAAGGCAACCAGCTGAGCGGTGATCGTGGTGCCGATATTGGACCCGATAATGACGCCCACGCTGTTTTTGAACGAAATGACGCCGGCATTGACCAGGCTGATAGCAATGACAGACGTGGCGGAACTGGATTGTATGACCGCCGTGACCAGTGCGCCGATCAGTACCCCGGCCGCCGGAATTCTGGTCGCACGGCCAAGGGATTTCCTCAGCCTTTCGCCGGATATATTCTCGATTTCCCTGGAAAAATGCTCCA is part of the Gammaproteobacteria bacterium genome and harbors:
- the dbpA gene encoding ATP-dependent RNA helicase DbpA; amino-acid sequence: MTTLAFTTLPLRDELQASIRSLDYESMTAVQAQALPPLLAGKDLIAQAMTGSGKTAAFAIGLLNRLAVQSYCTQALVLTPTRELADQVATEIRRLASAIPNVKVLTLCGGKPMGPQLTSLRRAPHIVVGTPGRILKHLEKKTLHLDTVETLVLDEADRMLDMGFHDDILNIIGATPAARQTLLFSATYPDGIRQISRSVQRDPVDIRVASSHSGPDIEQVFFQVEEGDRIAVLFRVIAHYRPESSLVFCNTRERCQQLVSALREQDLHALALHGDLEQAERDQVLTQFAGKSSSILVATDVAARGLDVKELAAVINFELARDPEVHTHRIGRTARAGSKGLAVSLFSNRESRYLHAIEEFQGAAATLASAADLTVPPDFKLYPPMVTLQVNVGRRDKIRAGDLLGALTAGGRLTGAQIGKITLFDKVAYVAVEQQAAKTALTVFAEGKVKGREVRARRLR
- a CDS encoding YaeQ family protein — its product is MLTRRAFIRSALPLLARPVYCKLEPVMESAQLTAPILPGKPCYKQPESPTSLSRRNPSMALKPTIYKFSVALSDIDRDVYESLNLTLARHPSETMERMLVRLLAFCFNTRERLEFCKGISDPEEPDLWQRGLDGNLELWIDVGEPAVERIKKATRVASLVKVYSFNSKADTWWGLNRDALVALPAEIFQFQWNEIKNLADRIDRTMELSVTISEASAYVATARGECEVALLRHH
- a CDS encoding N-formylglutamate amidohydrolase, giving the protein MALAEPGPFELVNPNGQGNLVLVCDHASNRVPASLGDLGLSSQQLASHIGWDPGAALFARQLSARFDAPLFLSNYSRLVIDCNRWPSDPESIPESGAGIIIPGNCNLTEQEAAYRRQALFEPYQAAIASRLSQSAGQTRLLLSIHSFTPSLSGIDRPWPIGVCYRRDAALGRRWVKVLKNLLGSRPENKAQHGTAGPVGDNEPYEIEIDCDYTIPVQGENRGIPSIMLELRQDQITDEQGIQQWSDIITESWLALAGQ
- a CDS encoding site-2 protease family protein, with protein sequence MLQLLLSGQYLIFITILVAIIFSLTLHEFGHAASARMLGDDTAQKMGRLTLNPVAHIDPMGLLMVVLVGFGYARPVPTNPRKIRYGWGNAAVAAAGPLMNLLLAVLAINTLQYFYLNGTALTGQQNLFLSLMAQINLLLMLFNLIPFGPLDGHYIMSWALPQGLRQRYDYYNGRYGAQLFLALILLSLIGVPIFRFLMDFSRALMPYLVFVG
- a CDS encoding cytochrome c peroxidase — its product is MKNVFLAVFLAVAVQPVLTSADVAVPGTNDRESARTGESDGVIKNAGVVESKAAIENAWLAFTNARGEAALIRGDVEHPSANDIFRVIPDIDMDSLNEEKLQLGTELFNDGRLSRDGSLSCASCHIALLGGVDRSPVSFGIGRAMGELNAPTIFNAALNFRQFWDGRALTLQEQALGPIENPIELGHDLDTLIGMLESIPEYKRAFDRLYPDGVTAANLGDAIAYYEIINFTGLDSPFLSQFDAQHEPLNAKARRGQQRFVEVGCASCHNGVNLGGNSYQQLGVAETWYGDDRPALEADDGLFGRSGREQDRHVFKVPTLHNVAATGPWFHDGSITSLQQAVDQMARHQLGRYLDNSDIDEIAAFLRSLGDSQSLIGDCAVSGTYSATMDCSVSHRGSGVTQDDAPVLVTLPDPTVLARQHQQAYAEALDRAVTAPTRIAAEMQRVRSGQVAHYDFVQYEHIEMLRHARALSFPPANLELEQRRELLAQAEQLQQTAGEYEFIIADFLRSQAVSSSARANIQDLLRIMAIDADEKTVSLLGRAEQSLLTFYGMPDPTTQKDFESATRALSQFDLNPQQLSELQLHVRLLLENLPMTRG
- a CDS encoding transglutaminase family protein, with translation MKIRIGYEMVYSCTQATAMILTLNVHSSRAAYLLSPDQIMTDPPIPMSAYRDLYGNWVTRLMLPAGDTTISNDAVIYDDGEPDKISPAAKQYPVQTLPEETLVYLLGSRYCETDILSNEAWRLFGNGPTGWQRVQAICDFVHNHIEFGYEHASNTMTAAQVYASRKGVCRDYTHLAVTFCRCMNIPARYCMGYLSDIGQPPPYGEMDFAAWFEAYLDGEWHVFDPRNNKRLIGRILIAQGRDATDVSLSNSFGDTLLKSFLVRADELPET
- a CDS encoding L,D-transpeptidase family protein is translated as MISVSSRKVRLPGQILVGILVLCFSLGYLQTFAQAAPATALAVPESTLLAPRATEAFYLDRQPGPAWQDDDLFDQLLTALEGLRDHGLDPEHYHLATLRDLRNDRARRDRYATDAWFSAAAHMLYGKLDPVTVEPDWTAGSREADLNDSLLQALAAGEIAASLTQFAPRQPQYTSLVEHYRQLRQRELEPINTVPAGPTLRSGDYDDRVTVLQQHLDRLGTLDEDYQPGLMDAATVEAVKIFQAQNDLEPDGLVGPATLSALNFGPQQKLDKLRVNLERWRWLPEELGQRHIRVNIAGFTVTTWENGSLLRTHLAVVGKDYRKTPVFSDQIEYLIFNPWWEVPYSIARIDKLPLFRQEPELIRELGFEVLDRNGKALEPDTIDWNSVSQANFPYRLRQAPGEENALGQVKIMFPNAHNVYLHDTPARGLFEQRQRAFSSGCIRTQFPLELSRWLLEGNPGWDRERIDSVVASGQETRVNLTTRVPIHILYHTTVSEPGGGVLFLDDIYQRDAAVLNGLLTPHH